A stretch of the Bacillus sp. B-jedd genome encodes the following:
- a CDS encoding AraC family transcriptional regulator: MSNVLYELPKAPREHLPIKLLYVTKSKYDTDWHSKTHTHHFTEILYVTKGQGSFVSPGQEVPIKEYDIVIVNPHIEHTEKSSPEQPLEYIALGVQGLSISSIENTGQVSFYNYHRDKEIYLFFLQRLLEEVENQKDDYELIVQNILEILLLKMTRKKAFTLEKTSPQKINKDVAFIKNYIKQHFREDLNLDTLAEASHINKYYMAHLFKKSVGISPIEYLIQTRIRESKLLLETTNYPISDIAAITGFSSQSFFAQSFKRVTNETPSQYRKSKNITARKRKAK, encoded by the coding sequence ATGTCCAATGTGTTGTATGAGCTGCCGAAGGCACCAAGAGAGCACTTGCCAATCAAGCTTTTATATGTAACAAAATCGAAGTATGACACTGACTGGCACAGCAAGACCCATACCCATCACTTCACCGAAATTCTCTATGTCACGAAGGGCCAGGGTTCCTTCGTATCGCCAGGCCAGGAGGTTCCGATTAAGGAATATGATATTGTCATCGTCAATCCGCACATCGAACATACGGAAAAGTCTTCTCCTGAGCAGCCGCTTGAATACATCGCGCTTGGCGTCCAAGGGCTTTCCATTTCGTCTATTGAAAATACTGGACAAGTAAGCTTCTATAATTACCACCGCGACAAAGAGATTTACTTGTTCTTCCTGCAAAGGCTGCTAGAAGAAGTAGAGAACCAAAAGGACGATTACGAACTGATCGTGCAAAACATCCTTGAAATCCTTTTGCTCAAAATGACCCGTAAGAAAGCGTTTACACTTGAAAAAACCTCACCACAGAAAATCAACAAAGATGTCGCCTTTATCAAAAACTACATCAAGCAGCACTTCCGCGAGGACCTCAACCTCGACACCCTCGCCGAAGCCAGCCACATCAACAAATATTACATGGCCCATTTATTTAAAAAATCAGTCGGCATCTCCCCGATTGAATACTTGATCCAAACAAGAATCCGGGAAAGCAAACTATTGCTCGAAACAACCAACTACCCAATATCCGACATCGCGGCAATAACCGGCTTCTCATCCCAATCTTTTTTCGCCCAATCTTTTAAACGCGTCACAAACGAAACACCCTCCCAATACCGCAAATCGAAAAACATC